Proteins from a single region of Gemmatimonadota bacterium:
- a CDS encoding NIPSNAP family protein, which produces MIYDMRTYDLNPGALQAYMDAVRDVALPLREDYGIKLAGWYYTDIGKLNRVVHIWAYRDYTHFDQARQAVRSDPRWVNEYLPRVKGLVVRQQDQIMLASDFFESRVPALSEDA; this is translated from the coding sequence ATGATTTACGATATGCGTACCTATGACCTGAATCCCGGTGCTTTGCAAGCCTATATGGATGCGGTGCGCGATGTGGCGCTTCCCTTGCGCGAAGATTATGGTATCAAACTTGCCGGGTGGTATTATACCGATATTGGGAAGTTAAATCGCGTTGTTCATATCTGGGCGTATCGCGATTATACCCATTTTGATCAGGCGCGGCAGGCCGTGCGCAGCGATCCCCGATGGGTTAATGAATATTTGCCCCGCGTTAAGGGGCTTGTGGTGCGCCAGCAAGATCAAATTATGCTTGCGTCCGATTTTTTCGAGTCCCGGGTTCCGGCTCTGTCGGAAGATGCATGA